A stretch of Acidovorax sp. RAC01 DNA encodes these proteins:
- a CDS encoding PulJ/GspJ family protein, whose amino-acid sequence MAYAQGARGFTLIELLVAIGVMALLAILSWRGIDGMVRAQETTRQRADEMLVLQSALGQWGADLDAVMYIPNTTPLDWDGQVLRITRRSSAEPDEGALVVAWTRRAGQGTAGTWLRWQSPPVRTRGAWQAAWQQAAQWARTPGEGERRLETALLPLQDWQIFYYRGGAWSNPLSSAGAQPPGGSAAVPDGIRLQITLPAGQALAGQLTRDWVKPSVGGGRS is encoded by the coding sequence GTGGCGTATGCCCAGGGCGCCCGCGGCTTCACGCTCATTGAATTGCTCGTCGCCATCGGCGTGATGGCCCTGCTGGCCATCCTGAGCTGGCGGGGGATCGATGGCATGGTGCGGGCGCAGGAGACGACGCGCCAGCGGGCCGACGAGATGCTGGTGCTGCAGTCGGCCCTGGGGCAGTGGGGTGCGGACCTGGATGCGGTGATGTACATCCCCAACACCACGCCGCTCGACTGGGACGGCCAGGTGCTGCGGATCACGCGCCGCAGCAGTGCCGAGCCCGACGAAGGCGCGCTGGTGGTGGCATGGACGCGCCGCGCTGGCCAGGGCACCGCCGGTACCTGGCTGCGCTGGCAGTCGCCGCCGGTGCGCACGCGCGGTGCGTGGCAGGCGGCCTGGCAGCAGGCGGCGCAGTGGGCACGCACGCCCGGAGAGGGCGAGCGGCGGCTGGAAACCGCGCTGCTGCCGCTGCAGGACTGGCAGATCTTTTACTACCGCGGGGGCGCATGGTCCAACCCGCTGTCGAGCGCGGGGGCGCAGCCACCCGGGGGCTCTGCCGCCGTGCCCGATGGCATCCGGCTGCAAATCACGCTGCCGGCCGGCCAGGCGCTGGCGGGCCAGCTCACGCGCGACTGGGTCAAGCCGTCGGTGGGCGGGGGGCGCTCGTGA
- a CDS encoding histidine phosphatase family protein codes for MPQRRLWLVRHARPLVAPGICYGALDVPADAAATRTAAKQLGAALPHGAQVWHSPLQRCEQMALDLLALRPDLAPKPDDRLREMDFGNWEGQRWDAIGKARVDAWTADFCGHAPGGGESLAQMLDRVQSALASCGAMHGAIAGAGEPTEDMAAGAASDIVWITHAGVARCVAWLHAHAPHGAEPTAERWPVAAPAWGTWELRLLTKNPVRA; via the coding sequence ATGCCGCAAAGGCGCCTGTGGCTGGTACGGCATGCCCGCCCACTGGTGGCACCCGGCATCTGCTACGGCGCGCTGGATGTGCCGGCCGATGCCGCCGCCACGCGCACTGCGGCCAAGCAGCTGGGAGCGGCGCTGCCGCACGGTGCACAGGTGTGGCACTCGCCGCTACAAAGATGTGAGCAAATGGCGCTTGATCTGCTTGCGCTACGGCCCGATTTGGCCCCAAAACCAGACGACCGCCTGCGCGAGATGGACTTTGGCAACTGGGAGGGCCAGCGCTGGGATGCCATTGGCAAGGCCCGGGTAGACGCGTGGACGGCAGACTTCTGCGGCCACGCCCCGGGCGGTGGCGAATCGCTGGCGCAGATGCTGGACCGGGTGCAGTCGGCACTGGCATCGTGCGGTGCCATGCACGGCGCGATCGCTGGCGCAGGCGAGCCAACGGAAGACATGGCAGCCGGGGCTGCATCGGACATTGTGTGGATCACCCATGCCGGCGTGGCGCGCTGCGTGGCCTGGCTCCACGCACACGCTCCGCACGGCGCAGAACCCACTGCGGAGCGCTGGCCCGTGGCTGCGCCGGCGTGGGGAACGTGGGAATTACGCCTGCTTACCAAAAATCCGGTGCGGGCATAA
- the gspL gene encoding type II secretion system protein GspL, whose translation MSTLILFLPPTLPGPSTTYSYTLTANGHIAIRHDSAPAALLPEPTRPGGEVVAVVPARALSWQRVQLPPGLPIGPGHQTPRLRLALEGLLEDRVLDDAAQLHFALQPGAAGDGAVWVAVCDRAWLRENLQALEAAGRRVTRVVPEFAPGPTDSGGPELCALGTPEEPYLVITGQGAELGVTVMPLTPMALTLVRLGALGSGGTPVTDEQQPPLVLRAEPSVAALAERTLGQRVALHTASQRALDAARSDWDLAQFDLASSGSTRALRKAGTTLSALLNAPQWRAARWGAAVLVVAHIVGLNAWAWQERQALADKQASVRGMLTQTFPQVKVVVDAPVQMERELALLRQAAGGVSARDLEPMLAAAGAALPDGRMPTSIEYTPGELRLRGLDMNSDEEAALLARLQTSGYQARPEDGSLLLRTEGNP comes from the coding sequence ATGAGCACCCTCATCCTCTTTCTGCCGCCGACCCTGCCCGGGCCGTCGACCACCTACAGCTACACGCTGACGGCGAATGGCCACATTGCCATCCGCCATGACAGCGCCCCTGCGGCCTTGCTTCCCGAGCCCACACGCCCCGGCGGCGAGGTGGTGGCGGTGGTGCCCGCGCGTGCGCTGTCGTGGCAGCGCGTGCAGCTGCCGCCAGGCCTGCCGATTGGCCCCGGCCACCAGACCCCGCGCCTGCGCCTGGCGCTGGAGGGCCTGCTGGAAGACCGCGTGCTCGACGATGCCGCGCAACTCCACTTTGCCCTGCAGCCTGGCGCAGCCGGCGACGGTGCTGTATGGGTGGCCGTGTGTGACCGCGCCTGGCTGCGCGAAAACCTGCAGGCCCTGGAGGCCGCCGGCCGCCGCGTGACGCGCGTGGTCCCCGAGTTTGCGCCCGGCCCGACCGACAGCGGCGGGCCCGAGCTGTGTGCCCTGGGCACCCCCGAAGAACCGTACCTGGTCATCACCGGCCAGGGGGCCGAGCTGGGCGTCACGGTGATGCCGCTCACACCCATGGCCCTCACGCTGGTGCGCCTGGGTGCTTTGGGCAGCGGCGGCACGCCCGTCACCGACGAACAGCAGCCCCCGCTGGTGCTGCGCGCCGAGCCCTCCGTCGCGGCACTGGCCGAACGCACGCTTGGCCAGCGCGTGGCGCTGCACACCGCCAGCCAGCGCGCGCTCGATGCAGCGCGCAGCGACTGGGATCTGGCCCAGTTCGATCTGGCCAGCAGCGGCAGCACGCGCGCCCTGCGCAAGGCCGGCACCACCCTGAGCGCACTGCTGAACGCGCCGCAGTGGCGCGCGGCCCGCTGGGGCGCCGCCGTGCTGGTGGTCGCCCATATCGTGGGGCTCAATGCCTGGGCCTGGCAGGAGCGGCAGGCGCTGGCCGACAAGCAGGCCAGCGTGCGCGGCATGCTCACCCAGACCTTCCCGCAAGTGAAGGTGGTGGTGGACGCCCCCGTGCAGATGGAACGCGAGCTGGCCCTGCTTCGGCAGGCCGCCGGTGGCGTGTCGGCACGCGACCTGGAACCCATGCTGGCCGCCGCGGGCGCCGCCCTGCCCGATGGGCGCATGCCCACCAGCATTGAATACACCCCGGGCGAGCTGCGGCTGCGCGGGCTGGACATGAACTCCGACGAAGAGGCGGCCCTGCTGGCCCGGCTGCAGACCAGCGGCTACCAGGCACGGCCTGAAGACGGCAGCCTGCTTTTGCGCACCGAAGGCAACCCATGA
- the gspI gene encoding type II secretion system minor pseudopilin GspI — MPPRASPNRRAALPALRGFTLVEVLVALAIVAIALMAGLQATTALTRNALRQSDIVLAQLCAENELVRARLSAQMPSVGDSMQPCEQAGRQLTVAVIVRPTPNPSFRRIDAQVLDGENSILRISSIIGRY, encoded by the coding sequence ATGCCACCCCGGGCGTCCCCCAACCGCCGTGCTGCGTTGCCGGCGCTTCGCGGCTTCACGCTGGTGGAGGTGCTGGTGGCGCTGGCCATCGTGGCCATTGCCCTCATGGCCGGGCTGCAGGCCACCACGGCGCTCACGCGCAACGCGCTGCGCCAGTCCGACATCGTGCTGGCCCAGCTGTGCGCCGAGAACGAACTGGTGCGCGCCCGCCTGTCGGCCCAGATGCCCAGCGTGGGCGACAGCATGCAGCCGTGCGAGCAGGCCGGCCGCCAGCTGACGGTGGCCGTGATCGTGCGGCCCACGCCGAACCCGAGTTTCAGGCGCATTGATGCGCAGGTGCTGGATGGCGAGAACTCCATCCTGCGCATTTCTTCGATCATCGGGCGGTATTAG
- the gspM gene encoding type II secretion system protein GspM yields MTQATALTATLQARWKALAPREQSLVLAAGAIVALALLWWVALAPALATLRNAPARHAELDTQMQRMLALQAEAQQLQSAPRSNPKDSAGTLRTALTQRLGPAGQLNVVGDRVTVVLKGAPADGLAQWLAQARSNAHASPVEARLVRSAAAPAPATAAGAATLGAAPSGAPRWDGTLVLALPAGR; encoded by the coding sequence ATGACCCAGGCCACTGCACTCACCGCCACCCTGCAGGCCCGCTGGAAAGCCCTGGCCCCGCGCGAACAGAGCCTGGTGCTGGCCGCGGGCGCCATCGTTGCGCTGGCGTTGCTGTGGTGGGTGGCCCTGGCGCCGGCCCTGGCCACACTGCGCAACGCCCCCGCACGCCATGCCGAACTGGATACGCAGATGCAGCGCATGCTGGCGCTGCAGGCCGAGGCGCAGCAGCTCCAGTCGGCACCGCGCAGCAACCCCAAGGATTCGGCGGGCACGCTGCGCACAGCCCTCACGCAGCGCCTGGGGCCTGCGGGCCAACTCAACGTGGTGGGCGACCGTGTGACGGTGGTCCTCAAGGGCGCACCCGCTGACGGCCTGGCCCAGTGGCTGGCGCAGGCACGCAGCAACGCGCACGCGTCGCCGGTCGAGGCGCGGCTGGTGCGCAGCGCCGCTGCACCGGCACCTGCAACGGCGGCCGGCGCGGCCACGCTGGGCGCGGCACCCTCTGGCGCGCCGCGCTGGGATGGCACGCTGGTGCTGGCCCTGCCGGCCGGGCGCTGA
- the gspK gene encoding type II secretion system minor pseudopilin GspK, which produces MRHAAPSPTAQRGAALLAAMLTVTLVATFAASAMWQQWRAVEVETAERGRVQSAWILIGALDWSRLILREDGRAGGADHLAEPWAVPLQEARLSTFLAADRNVSQVDDATTDTTEAFLSGQISDMQGRLNLTNLVQGGQVQPLALQQFNRLFERLSLPSQQLSALVESLRQAQATAAGDGSGAPLMPTRVSQLVWLGLPQATVDILTPHVSLLPNPSHVNLNTAGIDVLMAAIEGLDVASAQRIVQMRESRHFRSIAEMREQMGTTMKLDDSTHTVASAYYEVRGRLRLGDVMVDERSLVHRVGMDVTTVWRERGAFDRVAPGAPATPLR; this is translated from the coding sequence GTGAGGCACGCTGCGCCCAGTCCAACGGCCCAGCGTGGCGCAGCGCTGCTGGCCGCCATGCTCACCGTCACCCTGGTGGCCACCTTTGCCGCATCCGCCATGTGGCAGCAGTGGCGCGCGGTCGAGGTCGAGACGGCCGAGCGCGGACGGGTGCAGTCGGCCTGGATCCTCATCGGCGCACTCGACTGGTCGCGCCTCATCCTGCGCGAAGACGGCCGCGCAGGCGGCGCCGACCACCTGGCCGAGCCCTGGGCCGTGCCACTGCAGGAGGCCCGGCTGTCCACCTTCCTGGCGGCAGACCGCAATGTGTCGCAGGTGGACGATGCCACCACCGACACCACCGAGGCGTTCCTGTCAGGGCAGATCAGCGACATGCAGGGGCGGCTGAACCTCACCAACCTGGTGCAGGGCGGCCAGGTGCAGCCGCTGGCGCTGCAGCAGTTCAACCGGCTTTTCGAGCGGCTGAGCCTGCCCTCGCAGCAGCTGTCAGCGCTGGTCGAATCACTGCGCCAGGCCCAGGCCACCGCCGCTGGCGACGGCAGCGGTGCACCGCTGATGCCGACCCGGGTGTCGCAGCTGGTGTGGCTGGGGCTGCCACAAGCCACCGTGGACATCCTGACCCCGCATGTCTCGCTGCTGCCCAACCCGAGCCATGTGAACCTCAACACCGCGGGCATCGATGTGCTGATGGCCGCCATCGAAGGGCTCGATGTGGCCAGCGCGCAGCGCATTGTGCAGATGCGCGAATCGCGCCACTTCCGATCCATCGCCGAGATGCGCGAACAGATGGGCACCACGATGAAGCTCGACGACTCCACCCACACTGTGGCGTCGGCCTACTACGAGGTGCGCGGCCGGCTGCGGCTGGGAGACGTGATGGTGGACGAACGTTCCCTGGTACACCGTGTGGGCATGGACGTGACCACAGTCTGGCGCGAACGCGGGGCTTTCGACCGCGTTGCGCCCGGCGCCCCTGCCACCCCCCTGCGCTGA
- a CDS encoding prepilin-type N-terminal cleavage/methylation domain-containing protein, with product MPTHRSRGFTLLELLVVVSIMALATAGVGLAMRDSGSTLLEREAARLSALLESARAQSRGAGVPVRWRATPQGFRFEGLPPSGQAALPTRWLDAGTVVRGQPVLVLGPEPLIGPQQVFITHQQYPERVLRVATDGVRPFFVETAQ from the coding sequence GTGCCCACCCACCGCTCACGCGGGTTTACGCTCCTTGAGCTGCTGGTCGTCGTCAGCATCATGGCCCTGGCCACGGCGGGCGTCGGGCTGGCGATGCGCGACAGCGGCAGCACGCTGCTGGAGCGCGAGGCGGCCCGGCTGTCGGCGCTGCTGGAATCGGCCCGCGCCCAATCACGCGGCGCAGGCGTGCCGGTACGCTGGCGCGCCACACCCCAGGGCTTTCGTTTTGAAGGATTGCCGCCCAGCGGCCAGGCCGCCCTGCCCACCCGCTGGCTGGATGCCGGCACCGTGGTGCGCGGCCAGCCGGTGCTGGTGCTGGGGCCCGAGCCCCTCATCGGGCCGCAGCAGGTTTTCATCACGCACCAGCAATACCCCGAACGCGTACTGCGCGTAGCCACCGATGGCGTGCGACCGTTTTTTGTGGAGACCGCGCAGTGA
- the gspN gene encoding type II secretion system protein N has protein sequence MARNTRNRTQPTGMPRTAWAWAMAGALLGGVPAIVAFAPAAWLTGQVARATGGQVLLLQPRGTVWSGSAQLVLTGGAASQDQAALPGRVQWQLRPGWTGLSAHLQASCCTPQPLQVAVQPRWGGARVALSDGQSQWPAALLSGLGTPWNTLQPQGQLVLQTTGLTATWAAGRMALAGQAQLDARGMSTRLTTLRPMGSYRLALQGGEVPGITLTTLEGHLLLSGTGQWVGNRLRFAGEASAATPEREAALSNLLNIIGRRSGARSIITVG, from the coding sequence GTGGCACGCAACACCCGCAACCGCACCCAGCCGACTGGCATGCCCCGCACTGCGTGGGCGTGGGCGATGGCGGGCGCTTTGCTGGGCGGTGTACCGGCCATCGTGGCATTTGCGCCTGCGGCGTGGCTCACGGGCCAGGTGGCCCGTGCGACCGGCGGGCAGGTACTGCTGCTGCAGCCGCGCGGCACCGTGTGGTCGGGCTCGGCCCAGCTGGTGCTGACGGGCGGTGCCGCCAGCCAGGACCAGGCCGCCCTGCCCGGCCGCGTGCAATGGCAACTGCGCCCTGGCTGGACGGGCCTGAGCGCACACCTGCAGGCGTCGTGCTGCACCCCGCAGCCGCTGCAGGTGGCGGTACAACCGCGCTGGGGCGGCGCCCGGGTGGCGCTGTCGGACGGCCAGAGCCAGTGGCCCGCCGCGCTGCTGTCAGGCCTGGGGACGCCTTGGAACACACTGCAACCCCAGGGGCAGCTCGTGCTGCAGACTACCGGGCTCACGGCCACCTGGGCTGCAGGCCGCATGGCGCTGGCCGGCCAGGCACAGCTGGATGCGCGCGGCATGTCCACCCGGCTGACCACGCTGCGGCCCATGGGCAGCTACCGGCTGGCCCTGCAGGGCGGCGAGGTGCCGGGCATCACGCTGACCACGCTGGAAGGCCACCTGCTGCTCAGCGGCACGGGGCAGTGGGTGGGCAACCGGCTGCGCTTTGCGGGCGAAGCCAGCGCCGCCACGCCCGAGCGCGAGGCCGCGCTGTCGAATCTCCTGAACATCATCGGACGGCGCAGCGGCGCGCGCTCCATCATCACCGTGGGTTGA
- a CDS encoding type II secretion system protein N encodes MVTNSLSNKWGVRLGTLVLWAAAGASVVYWGLRLSASGPAVMPPPVAVAAVAPDAQALARLLGAVPAAAAGAAPAVPVASLASRFALIGVLSGRSSGGGAALIAVDGQPAKPYRVGAAVEPGLVLQALRPRQAELGPAMGAPATLTLDMPFKK; translated from the coding sequence ATGGTGACCAATTCACTCAGCAACAAATGGGGCGTGCGCCTGGGGACTCTGGTCCTGTGGGCCGCCGCGGGCGCCAGCGTGGTGTATTGGGGGCTGCGCCTGTCGGCCTCCGGGCCGGCGGTCATGCCCCCCCCGGTGGCGGTGGCCGCAGTCGCGCCCGACGCACAGGCGCTGGCCCGCCTGCTGGGTGCTGTGCCCGCAGCCGCCGCGGGCGCCGCACCTGCAGTGCCCGTGGCATCGCTGGCCAGCCGTTTTGCGCTGATCGGCGTGCTCTCGGGCCGCAGCAGCGGCGGTGGTGCGGCCCTGATCGCCGTGGACGGCCAGCCCGCCAAGCCCTACCGCGTGGGCGCTGCGGTAGAGCCCGGCCTGGTGCTGCAGGCCCTGCGCCCCCGCCAGGCAGAGTTGGGCCCCGCCATGGGCGCACCGGCCACGCTGACGCTGGACATGCCGTTCAAGAAGTAG
- the gspG gene encoding type II secretion system major pseudopilin GspG, with protein sequence MNTSLPVLLRSARRGLARGFTLIELMVVLVIIGVLAALIVPNVLDRADDARVTAARTDITNIMQALKLYRLDNQRYPTGEQGLQSLVNKPTSGPVPNNWKLYLEKLPNDPWGRPYQYLNPGIKGEIDVMSFGADGQSGGEGKDADIGSWQ encoded by the coding sequence GTGAACACATCCCTCCCCGTCCTCTTGCGCTCCGCCCGCCGCGGCCTTGCCCGCGGCTTCACCCTGATCGAACTCATGGTGGTGCTCGTCATCATTGGCGTGCTCGCCGCGCTGATCGTGCCCAACGTGCTCGACCGCGCCGACGACGCCCGCGTGACTGCCGCCCGCACCGACATCACCAACATCATGCAGGCGCTCAAGCTGTACCGGCTGGACAACCAGCGCTACCCCACGGGCGAGCAGGGCCTGCAGTCGCTGGTCAACAAGCCCACGTCCGGGCCCGTGCCCAACAACTGGAAGCTGTACCTGGAAAAGCTCCCCAACGACCCGTGGGGCCGCCCTTACCAGTACCTCAACCCCGGCATCAAGGGCGAGATTGACGTGATGTCGTTCGGCGCAGACGGACAGTCGGGCGGCGAAGGCAAGGATGCCGATATCGGCAGCTGGCAGTAG
- a CDS encoding adenosylcobinamide-GDP ribazoletransferase, which produces MQALRHYLLAVQFFTRIPITGRLADWVGFSPAMLRASAAHFPGIGWLAGLLAMGVYAALFLALGGQPMAAPVAAVFCTIATVLMTGGFHEDGLADVVDGLGGSYDRERALDIMKDSRVGAFGAMALVLALLAKVSLLALLGAHSLPAALAALGGAHVLSRLWPLFIVRALPHVGDTARSKSKPLADQITPGALAAACLWCFVPVALVLIALPAIYLIASAFLSGLAAAWMARWFARRLQGFTGDCLGATQQVSEIGFYLGAALALPWL; this is translated from the coding sequence ATGCAAGCCCTGCGCCACTATTTGCTGGCCGTGCAGTTCTTCACGCGGATCCCCATTACCGGGCGGCTGGCCGACTGGGTGGGGTTCAGCCCCGCCATGCTGCGGGCCAGCGCGGCGCACTTTCCGGGCATCGGCTGGCTGGCGGGGCTGCTGGCCATGGGCGTGTATGCAGCGCTGTTCCTGGCATTGGGCGGACAGCCGATGGCGGCACCCGTCGCAGCCGTTTTCTGCACCATCGCCACGGTGCTGATGACGGGCGGATTTCACGAAGACGGCCTGGCCGACGTGGTCGATGGCCTGGGCGGCAGCTACGACCGCGAACGCGCGCTCGACATCATGAAAGACTCGCGCGTGGGTGCCTTTGGCGCCATGGCGCTGGTGCTGGCCCTGCTGGCCAAAGTAAGCCTGCTGGCGCTGCTGGGCGCACACAGCCTGCCCGCGGCACTGGCCGCACTGGGGGGGGCGCATGTGCTGTCGCGGCTGTGGCCGCTGTTCATCGTGCGGGCCCTGCCGCATGTGGGCGACACGGCGCGGTCCAAAAGCAAGCCGCTGGCCGACCAGATCACACCCGGCGCGCTCGCAGCGGCCTGCTTATGGTGTTTTGTGCCTGTAGCGCTGGTATTGATTGCTCTACCTGCTATTTATTTAATAGCATCTGCCTTTTTGAGCGGGCTTGCCGCCGCCTGGATGGCGCGCTGGTTTGCGCGCCGCCTGCAGGGCTTCACCGGCGACTGCCTGGGCGCCACGCAGCAGGTCAGCGAGATCGGTTTCTACCTGGGCGCAGCGCTGGCCCTGCCCTGGCTGTGA